A genomic segment from Deinococcus sp. YIM 77859 encodes:
- a CDS encoding HAD-IA family hydrolase has protein sequence MNPQEDVLLLDVDGVLVTPPEFFGARLLREHPEAARAFFLGPFLEASTGRADLLTHLPAFLRSLGRSQSPQAFLREWLESERHPNLPLIAAVEALRAAGWRVHLATNQEAHRTQHLLNEVGLGRLVNGHFASYAVGHRKPAPEYFAEVARRLGVPSARIVFWDDSAENVAAAQAAGWRAFVYADVAGFCRVMGLPVPDSTLTSR, from the coding sequence GTGAACCCCCAAGAGGACGTGTTGCTGCTCGACGTGGACGGCGTGCTGGTCACCCCCCCGGAATTCTTTGGGGCGCGGCTGCTGCGGGAGCATCCCGAGGCCGCCCGCGCCTTTTTCTTGGGTCCTTTTCTGGAGGCGTCCACCGGGCGCGCGGACCTGCTCACGCACCTCCCCGCATTCCTGCGGTCGCTGGGCCGGTCGCAGTCGCCGCAGGCCTTTTTGCGCGAGTGGCTGGAATCCGAGCGCCACCCCAACCTGCCCCTCATCGCCGCCGTCGAGGCGCTGCGTGCGGCGGGCTGGCGGGTGCACCTCGCCACCAACCAGGAGGCCCACCGCACCCAGCACCTGCTGAATGAGGTGGGGCTGGGTCGCCTGGTGAACGGGCATTTTGCAAGCTACGCGGTCGGCCACCGCAAGCCCGCCCCGGAGTATTTCGCGGAGGTGGCGCGGCGGCTGGGTGTGCCTTCGGCCCGGATCGTCTTCTGGGACGACAGCGCCGAGAACGTGGCTGCGGCACAGGCGGCAGGCTGGCGTGCCTTCGTGTACGCGGACGTGGCTGGGTTTTGCCGCGTGATGGGGCTGCCCGTTCCTGACTCCACCCTCACCAGCCGCTAG
- a CDS encoding S49 family peptidase: MALRHIPFRSKDDPLPDGLTHPTWVILDVTGAYPARQPASPLQALLRREETLEALEARVEKLRGAAWLHGVLVRISEFTASPAAAHAVRQILARLAQKKRVVAYLPQLTMTSLLAASGAPEIAAPESADVMVLGFAAQPTFVGAFLKKNGIEVENLRIREYKAALTRYSQERMDEANREQLTAYLSDLERAWALDLAAARGVSEDTARAWLNGDLTSAQAARDAGLITKVAYEDELVGPGTRPLAAVLDLLLPKKTNAKAGRVAVVPVVGTIVPGKSRPGSLPLPLLGGPLAGAETVVAALKRAQQDEKTKAIVLYVDSGGGSALASDLIWREVATSKKPVVAVMGEYAASGGYYVLTHARHVVASPYTLTGSIGVVSGKPVLREFNARHGLNPEPVGRERALMYSPARPFTAEERAHVEKGIAEVYDRFITRVAEGRRLSKARVDELGRGRIWSGFAALELGLVDELGDLRVGIERACELAGLPYDAPVWNAAPAKTGPLPEFAREAADAARLSVWPFGRERVLTWFDQEVKVR, from the coding sequence ATGGCCCTACGTCACATCCCCTTTCGCTCGAAAGACGACCCGCTTCCCGACGGCTTGACGCACCCTACCTGGGTCATTCTCGACGTGACCGGCGCCTACCCGGCGCGGCAGCCCGCCAGCCCCCTTCAGGCTCTCCTCCGGCGCGAGGAGACGCTCGAAGCGCTGGAAGCCCGTGTGGAGAAGCTGCGCGGCGCGGCCTGGCTGCACGGTGTCCTCGTGCGCATCTCGGAGTTTACGGCCTCGCCCGCAGCAGCCCACGCGGTTCGGCAGATCCTGGCGCGGCTGGCACAGAAGAAGCGGGTGGTGGCCTACCTGCCGCAGCTCACCATGACCAGCCTGCTGGCGGCGAGCGGCGCGCCGGAGATCGCAGCTCCCGAATCGGCGGACGTGATGGTGCTGGGCTTTGCCGCACAGCCGACCTTTGTGGGGGCCTTTCTCAAGAAGAACGGGATCGAGGTTGAGAACCTGCGCATCCGCGAGTACAAGGCGGCGCTAACCCGCTACTCGCAGGAGCGCATGGACGAGGCCAACCGCGAGCAGCTCACCGCCTACCTCAGCGACCTGGAGCGGGCTTGGGCGCTTGACCTCGCCGCGGCGCGTGGCGTGAGCGAGGACACCGCCCGCGCCTGGCTCAACGGAGACCTGACCAGCGCGCAGGCAGCTCGGGACGCGGGCCTCATCACCAAAGTCGCCTACGAGGATGAGCTCGTCGGGCCCGGAACGCGGCCCCTCGCGGCAGTGCTTGACCTGCTGCTCCCCAAAAAGACGAACGCGAAGGCTGGGCGAGTGGCCGTCGTGCCCGTGGTGGGCACCATCGTGCCCGGCAAGAGTAGACCCGGTTCGTTGCCCCTTCCCCTGCTGGGCGGGCCGCTGGCGGGGGCGGAGACCGTCGTTGCCGCCCTCAAGCGTGCCCAACAGGACGAGAAGACCAAGGCCATCGTGCTGTACGTGGACAGTGGCGGCGGTTCGGCCCTCGCGTCGGACCTGATCTGGCGCGAGGTCGCGACAAGCAAAAAGCCGGTGGTGGCCGTCATGGGCGAGTACGCGGCGAGCGGGGGCTACTACGTTCTTACGCACGCGCGGCACGTCGTCGCCAGCCCGTATACCCTCACGGGCAGCATCGGTGTGGTGAGCGGCAAACCCGTTCTGCGCGAGTTTAACGCCCGGCACGGCCTGAACCCCGAGCCGGTGGGCCGTGAGCGCGCCCTGATGTACAGTCCCGCTCGCCCCTTTACCGCCGAAGAACGTGCCCACGTGGAAAAGGGCATCGCCGAGGTGTATGACCGCTTCATCACCCGGGTGGCCGAGGGCCGCCGCCTGAGCAAGGCGCGTGTGGACGAACTCGGACGTGGCCGCATCTGGAGCGGCTTCGCTGCCCTTGAGCTCGGGCTGGTCGACGAACTCGGCGACCTGCGCGTCGGCATCGAGCGGGCCTGTGAACTCGCTGGCCTCCCCTATGACGCCCCCGTCTGGAACGCCGCCCCGGCCAAGACCGGCCCCCTCCCCGAGTTTGCCCGGGAGGCCGCCGACGCCGCTCGCCTGAGCGTGTGGCCCTTTGGCCGCGAACGGGTGCTGACGTGGTTCGATCAGGAAGTCAAGGTGAGGTAG
- a CDS encoding M3 family oligoendopeptidase, which translates to MTTLPLRDLPRWRTDDLYAGLHDPRLEADLAALREEVAALEATFDRHGVRKDGAAATPQSLEAVLGGLNALMTRLTALRGFISAFVTTDSRNALAQQKMGELTTLTLPLGPLRSRLTAWLGGQDVEALLKGSEVARQHEHLIRRSAERARYQMTPEEEDLAARLRPSGAGGWAKLHGNVSSQLRGEYRGQVLPVTALRALATDPDESVRRDAYEAELKVWEGAEVVLAAALNGVKGEEGTLAARRGFSDAVAPSLLTHGIDRETLEAMQGAVVRSFPDFRRYFAAKARALGKARLDWWDLFAPVGRSHTEWTYEAGTRFVEEQFRAYSDNLGDYAARAFAGGWIDAGPRDGKRGGAFCMAWAGDESRILMNHDPSLDSVSTLAHELGHGYHNLLRARRTPLQRETPMTLAETASIFCETIVQNAALERSAGEERLYVLETQLLGHAQVVVDIHSRFLFERAVFERRSERDLTPQEFCELMTWAQRETYGDALASTHPYMWAVKPHYYSLSFYNYPYTFGLLFGLGLYAQYQAAKERGEAADFQRRYDELLSSTGLADPRSLAARFGIDLHAPDFWESSLDVIRGGIAAYEAATA; encoded by the coding sequence ATGACCACCCTGCCCCTCAGAGACCTTCCCCGCTGGCGCACAGACGACCTGTACGCGGGCCTGCATGATCCCCGTCTCGAAGCCGACCTCGCCGCCCTGCGGGAGGAGGTGGCCGCGCTGGAGGCGACGTTCGACCGCCACGGCGTTCGCAAGGACGGTGCCGCCGCCACCCCACAGAGCCTGGAGGCCGTGTTGGGGGGCCTGAATGCGCTGATGACCCGCCTGACCGCGCTGCGGGGCTTTATCTCCGCCTTCGTCACCACCGACAGCCGCAACGCCCTCGCCCAGCAGAAGATGGGCGAACTGACCACCCTGACCCTCCCGCTGGGACCGCTGCGCTCGCGCCTGACCGCCTGGCTGGGCGGGCAGGACGTGGAGGCGCTGCTGAAAGGGTCGGAGGTCGCCCGTCAGCACGAGCACCTGATCCGCCGCAGCGCGGAGCGAGCACGCTACCAGATGACCCCGGAAGAAGAAGACCTCGCGGCCCGGCTGCGGCCCAGCGGGGCGGGCGGCTGGGCCAAGCTGCACGGCAACGTGTCCAGCCAACTGCGCGGCGAGTATCGGGGACAAGTCCTTCCCGTGACCGCCCTACGTGCCCTGGCGACCGATCCCGACGAGAGTGTACGCCGGGACGCCTACGAGGCTGAGCTGAAGGTCTGGGAAGGCGCCGAAGTCGTCCTGGCTGCCGCCCTCAACGGGGTCAAGGGGGAGGAAGGCACCCTCGCCGCTCGCCGGGGCTTCTCCGATGCGGTGGCCCCCAGCCTGCTCACGCACGGCATTGACCGCGAGACCCTGGAGGCCATGCAGGGGGCGGTCGTGCGCTCCTTTCCCGACTTCCGGCGCTACTTCGCGGCCAAGGCGCGGGCGCTGGGCAAGGCACGGCTGGACTGGTGGGACCTGTTCGCGCCGGTGGGCCGCTCGCACACCGAGTGGACGTACGAGGCCGGGACCCGGTTCGTGGAGGAGCAGTTCCGCGCGTACTCGGACAACCTGGGGGACTACGCCGCCCGCGCCTTTGCGGGGGGCTGGATCGACGCCGGGCCGCGTGACGGCAAGCGGGGCGGGGCCTTTTGCATGGCTTGGGCGGGCGACGAGAGCCGCATCCTGATGAACCACGACCCCAGCCTCGACAGCGTCTCCACCCTCGCGCACGAGCTGGGGCACGGCTACCACAACCTCCTGAGGGCGCGGCGTACCCCGCTGCAACGCGAGACGCCGATGACGCTGGCCGAGACCGCCTCCATCTTCTGCGAGACGATCGTTCAGAACGCGGCGCTGGAGCGCTCAGCAGGCGAGGAACGCCTCTATGTGCTCGAGACGCAACTGCTGGGGCATGCGCAGGTCGTCGTAGACATCCACTCGCGCTTCCTCTTTGAGCGGGCCGTGTTCGAGCGGCGCTCGGAGCGCGACCTCACCCCGCAGGAGTTCTGCGAGCTGATGACCTGGGCGCAGCGCGAGACGTACGGGGACGCGCTGGCCAGCACCCACCCCTACATGTGGGCCGTCAAGCCGCACTACTACAGCCTGAGCTTCTACAACTACCCCTACACCTTCGGGCTGCTGTTCGGGCTGGGCCTGTACGCCCAGTACCAGGCGGCGAAGGAGCGCGGCGAGGCCGCCGACTTCCAGCGCCGCTACGACGAGTTGCTGTCGAGCACGGGCCTCGCGGACCCCCGCTCCCTCGCCGCCCGCTTCGGCATCGACCTGCACGCGCCCGACTTCTGGGAGAGCAGCCTGGACGTGATCCGGGGCGGGATTGCGGCGTACGAGGCGGCGACCGCCTGA
- a CDS encoding group III truncated hemoglobin: MLPGPLLSTVLLPTLNAEFAAEVVAATPEALPSAAALLVPHDGQPVADVRDRPDRWARLNLLAGAVRRGLPVLAWGSGAALAGRVLGAGVQLGGAAGEWARAPRGAQVLAWRGELPLLWRAGRVTAWADPTLSGEVRAAFLAGLAETTARAPASALEAVGGEAALRAVLADFYARARADPLLGPMFAAHVTDWAAHLDGVTAFWVTMLGGGAAWRGNLNRIHAGLGLRGKHLTRWLDLWREAAQAHLSPDAAALLVGRAETMGQRLAQAKRGNAPHLGRVP; encoded by the coding sequence ATGTTGCCCGGCCCGCTCCTCTCCACCGTCCTGCTGCCGACCCTGAACGCTGAGTTTGCGGCCGAGGTGGTCGCGGCGACGCCCGAGGCGCTGCCGAGCGCGGCGGCCCTCCTTGTTCCGCACGACGGACAACCGGTCGCGGACGTGCGGGACCGGCCCGACCGCTGGGCGCGGCTGAACCTGCTTGCGGGGGCGGTGCGGCGGGGCCTGCCCGTGCTTGCCTGGGGCAGCGGTGCGGCCCTGGCCGGGCGGGTGCTCGGCGCAGGTGTCCAGCTGGGTGGCGCGGCGGGCGAGTGGGCGAGGGCGCCGCGTGGCGCCCAGGTGCTCGCCTGGCGGGGCGAGTTGCCGCTGTTGTGGCGCGCGGGCCGCGTGACGGCCTGGGCGGACCCCACGCTGTCCGGCGAGGTGCGGGCGGCATTCCTGGCGGGCCTCGCGGAGACCACGGCCCGCGCCCCAGCCTCAGCGCTGGAGGCCGTGGGAGGAGAGGCGGCGCTGCGAGCGGTGCTCGCCGACTTCTACGCACGGGCCCGGGCCGATCCCCTGCTTGGCCCGATGTTTGCCGCACACGTGACCGATTGGGCGGCGCACCTAGACGGCGTGACCGCCTTCTGGGTGACGATGCTGGGCGGCGGAGCCGCGTGGCGCGGGAACCTGAACAGGATTCACGCGGGCCTCGGTCTTCGCGGCAAGCACCTCACGCGCTGGCTGGACCTGTGGCGCGAGGCGGCGCAGGCGCACCTTTCCCCCGACGCCGCCGCACTCCTTGTGGGGCGCGCAGAAACGATGGGCCAGCGGCTGGCTCAGGCCAAGCGGGGGAACGCTCCTCACCTCGGGCGCGTACCCTAG
- a CDS encoding diguanylate cyclase, whose product MKSPRRVKLDRVPAAERQQRRLLSGVALLGVLVELTSFVHLRGQPDFGQMGWSVGLGLVLSALLLLMSLSSRVPLSLLQRLVIGILSAWFLFNLLSVLVTHRPVTSALLIHLVILALFSFAWLPARTAVLLTGPAALLLAGVNMASRSPDLPGVLLAALTLPIIWYLSVYGHEVSRERTQSEALRGLAYRDSLTGIYNRRWGSEVLKRRLAQPSPQPGGLAGAQALALLDLDHFKRINDTLGHHQGDRVLVAVAHTLRRALPPEDAVVRWGGEEFLVILHARTAQEARARVAAALDAVRALKLDGLPPITLSAGIAYAGESSDPAVLLHLADSRLYSAKAAGRDRLF is encoded by the coding sequence ATGAAGAGCCCCCGGCGGGTCAAGCTGGACCGTGTCCCCGCAGCAGAGCGGCAGCAGCGCCGCTTGCTGTCCGGGGTCGCGCTGCTGGGTGTGCTGGTGGAGCTGACGTCGTTTGTTCACCTGCGCGGGCAGCCTGACTTTGGGCAGATGGGTTGGTCCGTCGGGCTGGGGCTGGTCTTGAGCGCTTTGCTGCTCCTCATGTCGCTCTCGTCCCGGGTGCCGCTGTCCTTGCTCCAACGTTTGGTGATCGGCATTCTGAGCGCCTGGTTCCTGTTCAACCTGTTGAGTGTCCTCGTCACTCACCGGCCCGTCACCTCGGCCCTGCTCATTCACCTGGTGATCCTGGCCCTCTTCAGCTTTGCGTGGCTGCCGGCCCGGACGGCGGTGCTCCTGACGGGCCCGGCTGCCCTGCTGCTCGCCGGGGTGAATATGGCCTCGCGTAGCCCGGACCTGCCCGGCGTCCTGCTGGCGGCCCTGACGCTGCCCATCATCTGGTACCTCAGCGTGTACGGGCACGAGGTTAGCCGCGAGCGCACCCAGAGCGAAGCGCTGCGCGGACTGGCCTACCGCGACAGCTTGACGGGCATCTACAACCGGCGCTGGGGCAGCGAGGTGTTGAAGAGGCGTCTGGCTCAGCCTTCTCCTCAGCCAGGCGGGCTGGCGGGCGCACAGGCCCTGGCGCTTCTCGACCTCGACCACTTCAAACGGATCAACGATACCCTGGGGCACCACCAGGGAGACCGGGTGCTTGTCGCCGTGGCCCATACCCTGCGCCGAGCGCTGCCCCCTGAAGACGCTGTGGTGCGGTGGGGCGGCGAGGAATTTTTGGTGATTCTCCATGCCCGTACCGCACAGGAGGCGCGGGCGCGGGTGGCGGCGGCGCTGGACGCTGTCCGCGCTCTGAAGCTCGACGGCTTGCCCCCCATCACCCTGAGCGCGGGCATCGCCTATGCCGGTGAGAGCAGTGATCCGGCGGTGCTCCTGCACCTCGCTGACAGCCGCCTGTATTCGGCCAAGGCGGCGGGCCGCGACCGGCTGTTTTAG
- the pstB gene encoding phosphate ABC transporter ATP-binding protein PstB: MTPLLSANDVSIFYGDKPAVRNVNLTVARGTVNALIGPSGCGKTTFLRAINRMHDLTPGARVTGRILLDGEDVYGRGVDPVAMRRRIGMVFQKPNPFPTMSIFDNVVSGLKLAGVRDRRHLMAVAERALRGAALWDEVKDRLKTPATGLSGGQQQRLCIARALAVEPELLLMDEPTSALDPASTARIEDLMAELKKVTTILIVTHNMHQAARVSDTTSFFLNGDLVEHGPTEQLFTSPRDERTEAYVTGRFG; encoded by the coding sequence ATGACCCCCCTTCTCAGCGCGAACGACGTGAGCATCTTCTACGGCGACAAGCCGGCGGTGCGGAACGTGAACCTGACCGTAGCGCGCGGCACCGTGAATGCCCTGATCGGCCCTTCAGGCTGCGGCAAGACGACCTTCCTGCGGGCGATCAACCGCATGCACGACCTGACGCCCGGAGCGCGGGTCACGGGCCGCATCCTGCTGGACGGCGAGGACGTGTACGGGCGTGGAGTAGACCCGGTGGCCATGCGCCGCCGCATTGGCATGGTCTTTCAGAAGCCCAACCCCTTTCCCACGATGAGCATCTTCGACAATGTGGTGAGCGGCCTGAAGCTCGCGGGGGTGCGTGACCGCCGGCACCTCATGGCGGTGGCCGAACGGGCCCTGCGCGGCGCCGCTCTCTGGGACGAGGTCAAAGACCGCCTGAAAACGCCCGCAACGGGGCTTTCGGGTGGGCAGCAGCAGCGCCTCTGTATCGCCCGCGCGCTCGCCGTGGAGCCGGAACTCCTGCTGATGGACGAGCCGACCTCCGCGCTCGACCCCGCCAGCACCGCCCGCATCGAGGACCTGATGGCCGAGCTGAAAAAGGTCACAACCATCCTGATTGTGACGCACAACATGCACCAAGCCGCGCGGGTCTCGGACACCACCTCCTTTTTCCTGAACGGCGACCTGGTCGAACACGGTCCCACAGAACAGCTGTTTACCAGCCCGCGCGACGAGCGGACAGAGGCGTACGTGACCGGGCGTTTCGGCTAG
- a CDS encoding phosphate uptake regulator PhoU, with protein sequence MSPGEASTLHLTARFLRMLSLVLEELGAVRDAFRRAEYAGLTARARALERETDLLEREMEDACLAAFAGPLTGEELAFHLMVFRSLTNLERVGDYALTVARDLEALAPRTRSATLQDVLPLVNLLSEMLEKLAYAFAERDAAAAREVMRLDEEEVDALYEQMLRASLTRLHERPDDVEVALTAHRMARSLERLGDHLVNVAERVLGLASSPPPLRLPPLPS encoded by the coding sequence ATGAGCCCTGGTGAGGCCAGCACCCTGCACCTGACGGCCCGCTTTCTGCGGATGCTGAGCCTCGTGCTCGAGGAGCTCGGCGCCGTGCGGGACGCTTTTCGCCGCGCCGAGTACGCGGGGCTGACCGCTCGGGCCCGGGCCCTGGAGCGCGAGACCGACCTGCTGGAGCGCGAGATGGAGGACGCCTGCCTCGCCGCCTTTGCCGGGCCGCTCACGGGCGAGGAGCTGGCCTTTCACCTGATGGTGTTTCGCAGCCTCACCAACCTAGAGCGGGTGGGTGACTACGCCTTGACGGTGGCCCGCGACCTGGAAGCGCTCGCCCCCCGCACCCGCAGCGCCACCCTTCAGGACGTGCTGCCCCTGGTGAATCTGCTTTCGGAGATGCTCGAAAAGCTCGCCTACGCCTTTGCCGAGCGCGACGCTGCCGCTGCCCGCGAGGTGATGCGCCTTGACGAGGAGGAGGTGGACGCCCTGTACGAGCAGATGCTCCGTGCCAGCCTCACCCGACTTCACGAGCGTCCCGACGACGTGGAGGTCGCCCTGACCGCCCACCGGATGGCCCGCAGCCTGGAGCGGTTAGGAGACCACCTGGTCAACGTCGCCGAGCGGGTGCTGGGGCTGGCCTCTTCGCCGCCCCCCCTTCGTCTTCCCCCACTGCCGAGCTAG